The sequence TCACCTGCTCTCCCTTCTTCCACTGTCTTCAGCAGCAATCCTCCCCTCCTGGGCTGCACCACCCAACAACAACGCAGGGGAACTCCCTCTCACAAGTCTCGTTTCCAAAGAAAACCAAGTCTGATAACTAACAATTCTCCCCCCCTGTAATACTTACTAAATGGACGCGTCCAGGAAGTAGCTCTATCAACGCGGAAATGAACACTGTGTACTCCCCTCTATAATTGTAATGGATTAGACCAGCCTTTAGATTTGGGTTGAACCATGATTGTTTTTAGAGGGGTGATAATCCCTCCCCTATCTAGCAAAGCAATGAACGATTCTCTCTGGTTAGCGGCGCGGGGCTGGAGATACCAAGTGTTGATAGCAGGGGGGTGGATTGGTTGACGGTTTCTGCTGTGGCGTACAGCGCTAGAGCCGGGAGTCATGCTTCCATACGGATGCTGCGGCCGCCATATTTTTTCTAGAAACCGTTATCCGGCTATATGACCTAGGTATATGAGATAACTACAGTATTACACCTGCTCAGTGATGGTAGTAGTCACCAGTCGTGTATAAAGTTATACAAGCTGCACTAGAGGATTGGGGCATTTTATTGTTATAGTTGTTAGGATTCAGTGTAAAATAAAGTTGCAGCTGTTTTGGATGCATGTATCACATTAGCTTGAGACCTGGGCCCCAAGTCCTGAGGGCCCCACATTCCACTGTCCCATGTAACGGTATAGTGGTGCCGTGTACGGATGGGctgactgtatatagatggtggaTGTACAGATCCTATTACGACACCTGTTGTTATTATAACCTGACTATCCGGGATGGAGCAAAGTTGCTGCGCTCTTTGTATAGTCGCCATATCACGCTGGACAAGTATATTGAGCACTGGGTCCAGTTGTGCACCACCCCACATACAGGATGATCGGGGTGAGGCGGCGGATCCATATTGCTTTAGGACGACCCAGTACAGAGGTTGCATGAGAATCAGTGGGCCTCCACCATTAAAGTGACtgcaccaccaggcccaggctgaagcactggaggcgggccgacccacccttaatgggaggaaacccccgcccctccatgatagggttccattgattctaatggagtcacgtcatggagggactggggtttcttcccactaagggtggattggcccgcctccagtgcttcagcccgggcctggtggtacagtcactttaagggtacaaacccacacaacgtatacgcagcagatttgatgctgtgtacagttatttagatctaatctgctgcgtatctgctgcgtatttgctgcatatcgcagcagtaaatacgctgcgtatacagtgtgtgggtttgtactctCAGAGTGACTACTCCACCGAACCAGGCCCGGCTTTGCTACAGACTACTACATATCTATAGAGATTGAAAAAAAGGCTGTTACTGTTCCTGTAGCTTAGTCCTATTCACGTTAAAGGGTTTACTAGGGAGCAAGCAATGGTAATATATTTACTGTTTCCAGACATcccattaaaaggggttgttgACACAAATGTTTCTTAGCAGCCAGCCtgaggtaaaaagaaaaaaatatcaaaaaaatatccatacctactagagatgagagaacctcgagcatgctcgagtccatctaaacccgatcgttcggtatttgattagctgggtctgctgaacttggataaagctctaaggttgtctggaaaacatggatacagccaatgactatatccatgttttccacatagccttagggctttatccaacttcagcagccaccgctaatcaaatgccgaaagttcgggttcggatgcacttgagcatgctccaggttctctcatctctaatacttacctaTCCTAATCCCCCAACATTGGGCTGAGGTAAAAAGAAGaaatccatacttacctgttgtAATCACCCACCATTGGGCTGAAGTAAAAAGTGAAATCAATACCTACCTATCGTAATCCCCCACCATTGGGCTGAGGAAAAAGAAGAAATACATACTTACCTTTTGTAATCCATTGGGCtgaagtaaaaaggaaaaaaagaaatcaaTACCTACCTATCCTAATCCCCCCACCATTGGGCTgaggtaaaaagaaaaagaagaaatccatacttacctgcctTTCCCTCAGCATCCAGTCCCCGCTGCTGACCACTTCCTGGTCTTCTCTCAACACAAGTTGGTCCCactcaatcactggctgaggctgTTGCCGCCATTGTTGCACAGTGGAGATCGGGCACCAGCAGAATGGAAGTGGAGATGAATCACAGCAGATGATTATggagtttttaactttttttctctCATCTTGGCCGACagctagagataagcgcaacttaTGCTGAAAGAAGTTGGTTCAGCTCTTAGGAGTCCGGGAAaatataagctgtatccatgtttttccagactccctagagctgcatccaacttcttcagtcaccggtattcaaatgccgaacgatcggacttgagcatgcttaggTTGCGCTAATCTCTACTGGCAACCCCTTGAATTGGACTAAGTTGCAGAATTGCAGTACCAGGCGCGACCACTACAAAACCCACAGCGCTGTTCTGGTAAAGAGGTCAAAGTAGTAGAACTGAGAGCAAACCGGAGGACAGTGGTAATAAATGAATTCTAATtgctaatagggccctaagtctttacACCACAAACTAGACCAAAATATGACACTACATGTTCTAGATTTGCATAGGAGAGGACGCTATTCATGTGTATGGAAGACATTGAAACAGgtgagtattagagatgagcgaacctggagcatgcccgagttcatccaaacccgatcgttcggcatttgattagcggtggctgctgagcttggataaagccctaaggctatgtggaaatcatggatatggtcattggctgtatccatgttttccagacaaccttagagctttatccaacttcagcagcccccgctaatcaaatgccgaacgatcgggttcggatgaactcgggcatgctccaggttcgctcatctctagtgagtatACATAATGGAGAGTGTCTAAGCTCCAAGCCGGAGTTATTTTTCATCTTCTGTATAAAGTTCATTGAGTTCACATGTCCTTATTGATTCTGACGTTTCCAACTTCTTTGTCGCAGGTGATGTCTCAAGACCCCCAATGTCGTAATGAATCAAAGAATCCCACAGACCCAGGTGCCAGTTCTGCTGCCTCAACCTCCAGAGTCTTTTCTTTTTATGGCGACCTGGGGAAGATCTCTGATTGTAATACTAGCAAGGCCAAAGTCAAGAGGcgaaaaacaaagaaagaactaAACAATGCAAAATACAAGTCACATCCTGAAATCTTCAAGAAGAGGACATTCCCTCGATCGGCTCTGCAGAGGAACAACATGGGTGCTAAAATGGTTTCTCAATTCGGTAACTCAATGCAGGTGTTTATTACTGAGAACCGTCTTACTCAACACCAAGGGATTTTCAATCGAGAGATCAAATCTATTGACATAGGGAGGTTAGTAAACCAGGAGGTGGACAGATCAAAGACTGGCACACGCCAAGAGGTGGACACATCAAAGACTGGCACACGCCAAGAGGTGGACACATCAAAGACTGGCACATGCCAAGAGGTGAATACATTGAAGACTGGCATACGGCAAGAGGTGGACATATCGAAGGCTGGTACGCACCAAGAGGTGGAAACATCAAAGACTGATATATGCCAAGAGGTGGGCACATCGAAGGCAGGTACACTCCAAGAGCTGGACACATCGAAGACTGGCACACGCCAAGTGGTGGATGCATCAGAGACTGGCACACACCAAAAGGTGGGAACATTAAGGACTGGCACAAGTCAGGAGATGGACACAATGAAGACTGGCACACGCCAGAAGGTGGGCACATTGAAGACTGGCACAAGCCTGGAGGTGGACACATGGAAGACTGCCACATGCCAAAAGGTGGGCACTTTGAAGACGGGCACTTCCCACTGCACAGCAGAGTCAGTTAAAGGGACACCGCAAAGCCAGAGGAGCCTCAGTCTAGGCCTTATTCCTACACCAGAGTCAAAAAATCAAGATGTCAATGTCTCTTCACCGGAAATGCCAGTCTGCATATCTGAACATCTCCCAAACAACCAACAAGAGAAGAAATCAGAAAAGTGCCAGCCTTGCCTTCAGACTAAAGATCATGCCAGTCTAGGGAGCAGAACCACGTCTCCTTGCAGAAATCAACCCAAACCTATTCTGGAGACAGTCAACAGCATTGTCAATATGCTGAATAAACACTCACTTTTCCCTGGCCGCAACCTGATAAGTGAGACCCGGCAagcgatacttgagaaaatggGGAGACTACGCGATAGAAAAAGTACTCCATCTAGTGTAGCTTCACAGAAAAGGCCGGAGCATAGCCAGAGAGGTAAGGTCCATCACTTGTTTCCAGAAAGTCCTGTTATTAGGAATCTAATAGCTCTATAAGCAGCTTTATCCCCTAGTGCCATTTGAACTCATCAGGAGGTAAGTAGGACTTTTatgagagttagggccctattccacgggacgattatcattcagattatcgttaagtcgttcgaatataagcgataatcgttcggttgaatagcagttaacgattaacgactgaacgagaaatcattgatcgtttaataagacctggacctatttttatcgttgctcgtttgcaaatcgttcgcattgaataagacgtcgttcggtcgttcgcagtagtgacgaacgcaatagcgacaagacaaccgcaagaacgatcataagtaacgattatcgttccatgtaaatgggtgaacgatttcaggtctttcgcaatagcggtcgtttagatcgtttaccgttaacgattatgtaaacgataatcatcccgtggaatagggcccttaaaagagaagtccggcgaaaatttttattaaagtattgtattgcccccccaaagttatacaaatcaccaatatacacttattacgtgaaatgcatttaaagtgcttttttccataatgtcacgacccgactcccagggctgtactgtttgtgactgctggagaggatgatggcaggaggacactgagggacacagggcactgagcatccctctgctatcatcctctccagcagccacagcctgcacagctctgggaatcgggtcgtaacatcaccattttatccaggaagtgacatcaccattttatccaggaagtgacatcaccatgttatccaggaagtgacatcactattttatccagggagtgacatcaccatgttatctaggaagtgacatcaccatgttatccaggaagtgacatcaccatgttatccaggaagtgacatcaccatgttatccaggaagtgacatcactattttatccaggaagtgacatcaccatgttatctaggaagtgacatcactatgttatccaggaagtgacatcaccatgttatcaaggaagtgacatcaccatgttatccaggaagtgacatcaccatgctatctaggaagtgaagccttgatgcagtagtaagtgcagggaaaaaagcactgtataagcatttcctgttataagtgtatattggtgatttgtataacttttgggggggggatacaatactTGAATTAAAAAattcgccggacttcttctttaagaaaaatagctgagcgggctgtcaccctgagatgagtccgtctcggaagtggaggaGGGATCGATGTGGCCAGGACCCCAATATGCAGTAGAAGAACGCAAGGTTTGCGTGGAAATGTAAGAATGCACTGTTTGTTATgttatccccatgggcagcaacataccaAGAGTTAGTTTTGagcggaatgcccctttaaaggggttgtccagcgaaaatctttttctttcaaatcaactggtgtcagaaagttatataggtttgtaatgtacttctattaaaaaatctcaagtcttcccatacttattagctgctgtatgtcatgcaggaaatgttgttttatttccagtctgacacattgctctctgctgacatctctggccgagacaggaactgtccaaagcagaaaggttttctatggggattcatagaaaaccgagacagtctcagccagagatgtcagcagagagcagtgtgtcagactgaaaataaaacaacattgccTGCataacatatagtagctaataagtatgggaaaacttgagattttttcatagaagtaaattacaaaactttctgatatcagttgatttgaaagaaaaagtttttcgttggacaacccctttaagctgttcaGTCTTTTTTGGTCCATTGGATTGACTGTATGTTTGCTCTGTGTTGTGGTCCCAGCATGCAGATCTAGTGTTTACCTGAATGTCCTAATGAGAAATACATGTAGGCACTGATTATCGGGAAATATAGGACCAGATTCCAGTATAGAGACAACTTTTTGGTAGGATCAGCTCAGTAGAAGGTGGTTTGGGTGAAATATAGGGAATGGACCATTGGTGGAGGAAACGTTCTAACCAGTTACCTGTTAACATTTCTGAGTGGCTCTCTGTTATGTGGctctatagtgtttttttttttttttagtttcttctctttattacattttccatagtacaaaatcatgttaaaacctcAATTATCCACATCCTACCCCATACAATCTCCATCAGCTAAATATACCCGGTCTAGTTCATTACCATCCATTATAAACCATAACCAAACAGCATTATGGTCCGGAGGGGATTTCACCAGGGGGctcaatccatccctttaccaggtactatctaaaatcttccccttaccaacagtatatcccagtttactaacaccaccactatatgttaccactatactaaccgcagaatccagacaccgtcgggagagcacaacaaactaacttaattgaaaaattataaaGTCAACACTTAGCCAGCAGACTCGGTTGTCGCTTAGCAGAGTTCCACTCCCCTTGCATACATTTCACCCCCCAAAGAAGGGGaaagagaaaggagagaaaaaaaaaagacaaaagggaaagaaaacaaacaaaaaaaagataaataaaataaaaataaatgaaattacAAGATTACAGAGATATACTTCTGTTCTTTATCCACCTGGTAATTCCATCCATTCAGGGTACCCTCTCTGGCCGAACCGCCCCATCTCTGGAGCCGTTTTGCCCAACAGAGCCCTTCCCACCAACCATTCCTTCCTGGAGCACAGGAAAGCCCACTCAGGTAGACCACCAGTGCTCCATACACTCAACTAAACTCCCGGAAGGGCCTCATCCAAGGGCCTCCCGGAAGGGCCTCGTCAGCTTCCATTCCAAATCATCCCTCCACACCTCaggtgttataaaaataaataaataagtgaaatcaaataataattaaaacttaaataataataatagtaaagaatactaagtaaaaaaaaaataactaaatgaataaaaatatatatataataaataaaaattaattaaataaatatttatatgtttACTACTGAGACTTAAAGAAGAGCAGAGCCGGCCTTAAAAACAACCGAGGTGATCCCTCAAATCTTATATTCAGTCGTTTATCTTTACCTCTCTCCCGATTGTGTCCAGACCCACGGCCCCACCTACAACCCATCCTTTCACCCATTATCAACATAAGGTTAACAAGCCACCCTGGTTCTTCCTTCTCCGGTTACAAATATAACATATAATCATCCATTATCTTAGTTCAATAACATTTACTTCTTTCCTAGCCCTAGACATGAATCTTTTACTTATTATCAGGTATAGTATGGAGTACGCAATTCTATATTAACTATACCCCACCCCctatcccacccccaccccctcggaCCCAATGGCGggagaaataaaaacaaaaaaacacatcaacaaaaaaacaacttcttAATATATTTTCCTACATTCGAAGAATGCTGGTACTAACCATCAGACTCTATAGTGTTTACACAGGACGTTTGCCAAAaatagaatttaaaggggaactatcagcaggttagacaaatctagccCCTATCCCTTCTCTGGACTGTTGATCCAGCAGGAATAGGGATGGGAGAGGGATTGAGGAGGTGGTATAGCCCTCAGTAGTTCAGCAGCTTGGGAAACACTTTGGActttggaattaaaggggttatccagtgctacaaaaacatggccactttctttcagagacaacacgactcttgtctccagttcacttcaatggaactgagcagcaaaaccccacccaagttggagacaagagtggggctgtctctgtaagaaagtggccatgtttttgtagcactggataacccctttaaccccttaaggacagagcctgaaatggccttaatgacagagacaaattttatgaatatgacctgtgtcactttattcattaataactttgggatgcttttacctatccggctgattctgagattgttttctcgtgacatattgtactttacatttctggtaaattggagtcgatactcataacgaatctttatgaaaaaaaaccaaataatgtgaaaaaatgtgaaaaactgcatttttccaacttagaaacttttttgcgtatacagaaagtggatataccacataaattatatattaaatagcataagcaacatgtctactttatggtggcagcatttattaaacgatctttcattttttttagacaataggaagcttaaaacattagcagcaaatttccaaattttcagtaaaatttcaaaatcagatatttttagggacctgttcaggttaaaagtgtatttgaggggcctgtatgttagaaagccccacagagcaccccatttcagaaactgcaccccccacactctgcaaaagcatatccagaaagtgttttaaccctttaggggagtcacagaaataaaagctaagtgtgtaagaaattagaaaatttaaattttctttgcagagatgttattgtaatccaatatttttcataattataaacctattaccagagaaatgcaccccaatattgattgccccgtttctgcagtttatagaaataccccatatgtgaccctattgcgctatttgacgcaaccacaagcctcagatataagggagtgcccagtgaatttcaatgcctctgttatatttggtcatttctgactgtaccacttcaggttggcagaggctctggggtgccaaaacctaaaaaacacccctaaagggacatcatttagaaaactacacccctcaaggaatgtaacaaggggtgcggtgagcatttggaccccacaggtgcttcacagattttctgaacaatatggcgtgaaaaaagaaaaatttattttttacactaaaacgttgttctagccttcaatttttcattttcttaaagggataagaggaaaaaaagacacaaaatgtgtagcgcagtttctcccgagtacggaaataccccacatgtggacataaagtgccaagggggcgcaggacgagcttccaaagggaaggagcgccaattggcttttggaagctggatttcactggaatggatttcaagggccatgtcgcatttacagagccctcgtgctgccaagacactggaaaccccccacaagtgaccccattctggaaactacacccctcaaggaatctaacaaggggtgcagtgagcatatggaccccaccggtgacgggcacaaatgtggaacaatgtgacgtaaaagtaaaaaatttcattttttcactttcatggcacaaatgtgcccgtcatcaaggggtccatatcctcactgcaccccttgttagattccctgaggggtgcagtttccagaatggggtcacttgtggggggtttccagtgttttggcagcacgagggctctgtaaatgcgacatggcgttcatcatccattctagccaaatccaacctccaaaatccaaatggcgctccttccctttggaggcttgccctgcgcccacatggcgctttatgtccacatgtggggtattttcggactcgggggaaattgctctacacattttgtttttttccccctcttttaaccccttgtgaaaatgataaattcaaggctaaaccaacattatagtgtaaaaaatgtaatatttcattttcacgccacattgttccacatttgtgcctgtgaccagtggggtccatatgctcactacaccccttgttacattccttgaggggtgcagtttccatattggggtcacttgtggggggtttcaactgtcttggcaacacagaggccttttgaatgcaacatggcccctcgaaatccattccatccaaatccagccttcaaaaaccaaatggcgctccttcccttcggaggcttaccctgcgcccgcacggcgctttatgtccacatgtggggtatttccgtactcaggggaaattgctctacacatttattgtttttttttatcttttagccccttgtgaaaatgaaaaaatcatgacaagattaatgatttagagtaaaaattttacaaaaattacactaaatgttggtctagccttgattttttccatttccacaaggggttaaaaagaaaatgaacacaaaacgtgtagggtagtttcctctgagtacgaaaataccccacatgtgggcataatgtgccatatgggcacagggcaagccaccaaagggacagagcgccatttagaggctggaatggaggatggaggccatgtcgcaattacaaagctcctgtgctgctaggacagtagaaacccctgacaagtgaccccattctggaaactacaccccataaggaatctaacaaggggtgcagtgaggatatggaccccactggtgacgggcacttacgtagaacgtgccgagaaaataaaaaataccatttttttcattttcacgtcccaaatgtggccgtcaccagggggccatatccccgctgccgcccttgttagattccttatcgggtgtagtttccagaatggggtcacttgtggggggtttctactgtcctggccgcacagaggctttgtaattgcatcatggcatcctctaatgggaatggcggccatacctacttagctgggaaaaagggacaattctaatttatttgggggtattagggcaattattagtttataaggttggaaaggacaggtgtccatcaaactcaacctgtgttgatccagaggaaggcaaaaacccctcgtgaggcagacgacagtagcctcatcacaggggaaaattccttcccgactccatattggcgatcagaataatccctggttcaacgtgacccctgaaataggaataaggggaagaatttagataatgtagaaccccaatgacgtgtggtacgccttgaagcaatccagtatgcagaggccggggtgatcaggacaggtgtcacactggaaaatggcgtcctttctgatcccgctgttacgccacactctgcact is a genomic window of Dendropsophus ebraccatus isolate aDenEbr1 chromosome 12, aDenEbr1.pat, whole genome shotgun sequence containing:
- the LOC138769210 gene encoding uncharacterized protein isoform X1, which gives rise to MTLHVLDLHRRGRYSCVWKTLKQVMSQDPQCRNESKNPTDPGASSAASTSRVFSFYGDLGKISDCNTSKAKVKRRKTKKELNNAKYKSHPEIFKKRTFPRSALQRNNMGAKMVSQFGNSMQVFITENRLTQHQGIFNREIKSIDIGRLVNQEVDRSKTGTRQEVDTSKTGTRQEVDTSKTGTCQEVNTLKTGIRQEVDISKAGTHQEVETSKTDICQEVGTSKAGTLQELDTSKTGTRQVVDASETGTHQKVGTLRTGTSQEMDTMKTGTRQKVGTLKTGTSLEVDTWKTATCQKVGTLKTGTSHCTAESVKGTPQSQRSLSLGLIPTPESKNQDVNVSSPEMPVCISEHLPNNQQEKKSEKCQPCLQTKDHASLGSRTTSPCRNQPKPILETVNSIVNMLNKHSLFPGRNLISETRQAILEKMGRLRDRKSTPSSVASQKRPEHSQRGHVDIYKDQGWQCAAKGGTLIRKPVPRTQRAKCPIQTSPIRFLTHPRDSPAHTLIKMPSPEYDIKFNDILHQPSHHRPDPSYQYQHISSQSPHSLLNMNSSSYGSELIRQDRNASGFCRARRAKPMTSSTPNACSPPVRWRLADDMLTDPPYTHDRSSHNIRHISTSQATNQECLSRTPLEDTFLEAPNPPREQMRLQFSDDKTYSDAMWHSRYQRSPTTRILDVSPATIRLSHRAQSPRRIPTTRHFRSQPSDFQQGTHGSLGFSPLDPFRESRRETKRHVPSWLEADVGQHCGRFVTNTTPKQRHLLESRCHAWRHPPSILQEEPKHRMHGEDNGDMRLIPGNNWLQRRSHVEHNISVALSPRSVQQEPSFISYQYRKSTKKTSPRSSSTTWIYPRMKLY
- the LOC138769210 gene encoding uncharacterized protein isoform X3, with product MSQDPQCRNESKNPTDPGASSAASTSRVFSFYGDLGKISDCNTSKAKVKRRKTKKELNNAKYKSHPEIFKKRTFPRSALQRNNMGAKMVSQFGNSMQVFITENRLTQHQGIFNREIKSIDIGRLVNQEVDRSKTGTRQEVDTSKTGTRQEVDTSKTGTCQEVNTLKTGIRQEVDISKAGTHQEVETSKTDICQEVGTSKAGTLQELDTSKTGTRQVVDASETGTHQKVGTLRTGTSQEMDTMKTGTRQKVGTLKTGTSLEVDTWKTATCQKVGTLKTGTSHCTAESVKGTPQSQRSLSLGLIPTPESKNQDVNVSSPEMPVCISEHLPNNQQEKKSEKCQPCLQTKDHASLGSRTTSPCRNQPKPILETVNSIVNMLNKHSLFPGRNLISETRQAILEKMGRLRDRKSTPSSVASQKRPEHSQRGHVDIYKDQGWQCAAKGGTLIRKPVPRTQRAKCPIQTSPIRFLTHPRDSPAHTLIKMPSPEYDIKFNDILHQPSHHRPDPSYQYQHISSQSPHSLLNMNSSSYGSELIRQDRNASGFCRARRAKPMTSSTPNACSPPVRWRLADDMLTDPPYTHDRSSHNIRHISTSQATNQECLSRTPLEDTFLEAPNPPREQMRLQFSDDKTYSDAMWHSRYQRSPTTRILDVSPATIRLSHRAQSPRRIPTTRHFRSQPSDFQQGTHGSLGFSPLDPFRESRRETKRHVPSWLEADVGQHCGRFVTNTTPKQRHLLESRCHAWRHPPSILQEEPKHRMHGEDNGDMRLIPGNNWLQRRSHVEHNISVALSPRSVQQEPSFISYQYRKSTKKTSPRSSSTTWIYPRMKLY
- the LOC138769210 gene encoding uncharacterized protein isoform X2, with the translated sequence MVETCRRTPGERGQVMSQDPQCRNESKNPTDPGASSAASTSRVFSFYGDLGKISDCNTSKAKVKRRKTKKELNNAKYKSHPEIFKKRTFPRSALQRNNMGAKMVSQFGNSMQVFITENRLTQHQGIFNREIKSIDIGRLVNQEVDRSKTGTRQEVDTSKTGTRQEVDTSKTGTCQEVNTLKTGIRQEVDISKAGTHQEVETSKTDICQEVGTSKAGTLQELDTSKTGTRQVVDASETGTHQKVGTLRTGTSQEMDTMKTGTRQKVGTLKTGTSLEVDTWKTATCQKVGTLKTGTSHCTAESVKGTPQSQRSLSLGLIPTPESKNQDVNVSSPEMPVCISEHLPNNQQEKKSEKCQPCLQTKDHASLGSRTTSPCRNQPKPILETVNSIVNMLNKHSLFPGRNLISETRQAILEKMGRLRDRKSTPSSVASQKRPEHSQRGHVDIYKDQGWQCAAKGGTLIRKPVPRTQRAKCPIQTSPIRFLTHPRDSPAHTLIKMPSPEYDIKFNDILHQPSHHRPDPSYQYQHISSQSPHSLLNMNSSSYGSELIRQDRNASGFCRARRAKPMTSSTPNACSPPVRWRLADDMLTDPPYTHDRSSHNIRHISTSQATNQECLSRTPLEDTFLEAPNPPREQMRLQFSDDKTYSDAMWHSRYQRSPTTRILDVSPATIRLSHRAQSPRRIPTTRHFRSQPSDFQQGTHGSLGFSPLDPFRESRRETKRHVPSWLEADVGQHCGRFVTNTTPKQRHLLESRCHAWRHPPSILQEEPKHRMHGEDNGDMRLIPGNNWLQRRSHVEHNISVALSPRSVQQEPSFISYQYRKSTKKTSPRSSSTTWIYPRMKLY